The Chiloscyllium punctatum isolate Juve2018m chromosome 42, sChiPun1.3, whole genome shotgun sequence genome includes a region encoding these proteins:
- the LOC140465904 gene encoding cyclin-dependent kinase 5 activator 1-like, with product MGTVLSLSPSYRKAALFEDGSATVGQYTAVQNSKNCKEKNLKRQSLISVLPWKRIVAASAKKKSSKKVNPNSYQSNVTHLNNENLKKSLSCANLSTFAQPPPAQRLNPGSKVASTPKKSPRVGSATSPKRVIVQASTSELLKCLGEFLCRRCYRLKHLSPSEPVLWLRSVDRSLLLQGWQDQGFVAPANVVFVYMLCRDVISPELASEHELQASLLTCLYLSYSYMGNEISYPLKPFLVESCKEAFWDRCLSIIDAMSAKMLQINADPHFFTQVFADLKNECSQDDSGRMLIGLDR from the coding sequence ATGGGtaccgtgctgtctctgtccccgAGCTACAGGAAGGCGGCTCTGTTTGAGGATGGCTCGGCCACCGTGGGCCAGTACACGGCCGTGCAGAACAGCAAGAACTGCAAGGAGAAGAACCTCAAGCGGCAGTCCCTCATCTCGGTGCTGCCCTGGAAGCGCATAGTGGCCGCCTCGGCCAAGAAGAAGAGCTCCAAGAAGGTCAACCCCAACAGCTACCAGAGCAACGTGACCCACCTCAACAATGAGAACCTGAAGAAGTCTCTGTCCTGCGCCAACCTGTCCACCTTCGCCCAGCCGCCGCCGGCCCAGCGCCTCAACCCGGGCTCGAAGGTAGCCTCGACCCCCAAGAAGAGCCCCAGAGTCGGCTCTGCGACGTCTCCCAAGAGGGTGATAGTGCAGGCGTCCACCAGCGAGCTGCTCAAGTGCCTGGGCGAGTTCCTGTGCCGCCGCTGTTACCGCCTGAAGCACCTGTCTCCCAGCGAGCCGGTGCTCTGGCTCAGGAGTGTGGACCGCTCGCTGCTCCTGCAAGGTTGGCAGGACCAAGGGTTCGTGGCTCCGGCCAACGTGGTCTTTGTTTACATGCTGTGCCGAGACGTGATCTCCCCGGAGCTCGCCAGCGAGCACGAACTGCAGGCCAGCCTCCTGACCTGCCTCTACCTGTCCTACTCCTACATGGGCAACGAGATCTCCTACCCGCTCAAGCCCTTCCTGGTGGAGAGCTGCAAGGAGGCTTTCTGGGACCGCTGCCTCAGCATCATCGACGCCATGAGCGCCAAGATGCTGCAAATCAACGCGGATCCCCACTTCTTCACCCAGGTCTTCGCCGACCTCAAAAACGAGTGCAGCCAGGACGACAGTGGACGGATGCTCATAGGCTTGGACCGGTGA